Proteins from one Phytoactinopolyspora mesophila genomic window:
- the ligD gene encoding DNA ligase D — MPPPEKLSEYNRKRSFDKTPEPRGDDEPEQGGNRFVIQEHHARRLHWDLRLERDGVLVSWALPRGLPDDPKQNRLAVHTEDHPLEYLTFEGEIPAGEYGGGTMTVWDHGTYEAEKFRDSEVIVRLHGKRARGKFALFPIGKDADSKDWLIHRMDPPDAGQDPSPEAIEPMKATLSELPPDDEAWGYEIKWDGIRALAYSEPGKLRLVNRNGRDVTQQYPEIGSLVRHLGAHRVVLDGELVAFDGNRPSFEKLQPRLQLTDEAVIRQRRREIPVTYVIFDLLYLDGRSLMRLSYQERRRELEALGLEGASWHVPPTHQGDGSVLLEASRAQGLEGIIAKRLTSTYQPGRRSRDWLKVKNVRRQEVVIGGWTAGKGQRKSELGALLTGYYEDDGTTLRYAGKVGTGFNAKTLRMLRERLEPLRRADSPFTGRQPQTKDTVFVEPQLVCEVGFAEWTDSGTMRHPTYRGLRDDKPATEVVRELPEPAPDKADDSAAEESADAAPSHTADEAPEELTEGQVDIEGRRLKLSNLGKVLYPKTGTTKGEVIEYYRALAPALIPHLDGRPLTMKRYPNGVDSEFFYEKQAPQGHPDWITTAPIWSESNQRTVNYVVIDSLPTLMWAANLADLEMHTMLARADDVERPTMIVFDLDPGEGAGLTECSRVALWIRDLLGHVGLEALVKSSGSKGLHLAVPLNTTVTYDETKPFAHAVAQLVEQQHPDTVISRMTKARRRGKVFVDWSQNSRHKTTVAPFSLRAGENPTVSTPLAWDEVSAVADGSAEPGTLLLDAVQVLERLDERAELFQPLLDRVQELPDLGI, encoded by the coding sequence ATGCCTCCGCCCGAGAAGCTGAGCGAGTACAACCGGAAGCGCTCTTTCGACAAGACCCCCGAGCCACGCGGCGACGACGAACCTGAGCAGGGCGGCAACCGGTTCGTCATCCAGGAGCACCATGCCCGGCGGCTGCATTGGGATCTGCGCCTCGAGCGTGACGGCGTTCTTGTGTCGTGGGCGCTCCCACGCGGGCTGCCAGACGATCCCAAGCAGAACCGGCTGGCGGTTCACACCGAGGACCATCCGCTCGAATACCTCACCTTCGAGGGCGAGATCCCGGCCGGCGAGTACGGCGGCGGCACCATGACAGTGTGGGACCACGGCACGTACGAAGCGGAGAAGTTCAGAGACTCCGAGGTGATCGTCCGTCTACACGGCAAGCGCGCCCGGGGCAAGTTCGCGCTCTTCCCCATCGGCAAGGACGCCGACAGCAAGGACTGGCTGATCCACCGGATGGACCCGCCGGATGCCGGACAGGATCCGTCGCCCGAGGCGATCGAACCGATGAAAGCGACACTGTCCGAGCTTCCTCCCGACGACGAGGCGTGGGGCTACGAGATCAAGTGGGACGGCATCCGCGCGCTGGCCTACAGCGAGCCGGGCAAGCTGCGCCTAGTGAACCGCAACGGCCGCGACGTCACTCAGCAATACCCCGAAATCGGCTCGCTGGTCCGTCATCTCGGCGCGCACCGCGTGGTGCTCGACGGTGAACTGGTCGCTTTCGACGGCAACCGGCCGAGTTTCGAGAAGCTGCAGCCCCGCCTCCAGCTGACTGACGAGGCGGTGATTCGCCAGCGCCGCCGCGAAATACCGGTCACCTACGTGATCTTCGACCTGCTGTATCTGGACGGGCGTTCGTTGATGCGGCTGAGTTACCAAGAGCGCCGTCGTGAGCTCGAAGCACTCGGTTTGGAAGGCGCCAGCTGGCACGTCCCGCCTACTCACCAAGGTGACGGCTCGGTCTTGCTGGAGGCCAGCCGGGCGCAGGGCCTCGAAGGCATCATCGCCAAGCGGCTGACCAGCACGTACCAGCCCGGCCGGCGCAGCCGCGATTGGCTGAAGGTGAAGAACGTGCGACGCCAAGAGGTAGTGATCGGCGGCTGGACCGCTGGCAAAGGTCAACGCAAGAGCGAGCTCGGGGCGCTGCTGACCGGGTACTACGAAGACGACGGCACAACGCTGCGTTATGCCGGCAAGGTCGGCACCGGCTTCAACGCCAAGACCTTGCGGATGCTCCGGGAGCGGCTGGAACCGCTGCGGCGCGCGGACAGCCCGTTCACCGGCCGGCAGCCGCAGACGAAGGACACCGTCTTCGTCGAGCCGCAACTCGTCTGCGAGGTCGGCTTCGCCGAATGGACCGACTCCGGGACCATGCGGCACCCCACCTACCGCGGACTTCGGGACGACAAGCCCGCCACCGAAGTGGTGCGGGAGCTTCCCGAACCCGCTCCCGACAAGGCGGACGACTCCGCCGCCGAGGAATCCGCCGACGCCGCCCCATCCCATACCGCGGACGAGGCCCCGGAGGAACTGACCGAGGGACAGGTCGACATCGAGGGCCGCAGGCTGAAGCTGTCCAATCTCGGCAAGGTGCTCTACCCGAAGACCGGGACGACGAAGGGCGAGGTCATCGAGTACTACCGCGCGCTCGCCCCGGCCCTGATCCCGCATCTGGACGGGCGCCCGCTGACCATGAAGCGCTACCCCAACGGCGTCGACAGCGAGTTCTTCTACGAGAAACAGGCTCCGCAGGGGCATCCGGACTGGATCACCACCGCGCCGATCTGGAGTGAGAGCAACCAGCGCACCGTGAACTACGTCGTCATCGACAGCTTGCCGACGCTCATGTGGGCAGCCAACCTGGCCGATCTGGAGATGCACACGATGCTCGCGCGTGCCGACGACGTCGAGCGGCCCACCATGATCGTGTTCGACCTCGACCCCGGCGAAGGCGCCGGCCTGACCGAATGCTCCCGAGTCGCGCTCTGGATCCGCGACCTGCTCGGGCACGTCGGTCTCGAAGCACTCGTGAAGTCGTCCGGCTCGAAGGGCCTGCACCTCGCCGTGCCGCTCAACACCACCGTGACGTATGACGAGACCAAACCGTTCGCCCACGCCGTGGCCCAGCTCGTCGAACAGCAGCATCCCGACACCGTGATCTCACGCATGACCAAGGCGCGACGACGCGGGAAGGTGTTCGTCGACTGGAGCCAGAACAGCCGGCACAAGACCACGGTGGCGCCATTCTCGCTACGCGCAGGTGAGAATCCGACGGTATCCACGCCGCTCGCCTGGGACGAGGTGTCGGCGGTTGCCGACGGCTCCGCCGAGCCCGGCACGCTCCTGCTGGATGCCGTTCAGGTCCTGGAACGGCTGGATGAGCGCGCGGAGTTGTTCCAGCCGCTCCTCGACCGTGTGCAGGAGCTGCCCGACCTCGGAATTTGA
- a CDS encoding AMP-dependent synthetase/ligase — protein sequence MSLTHVKGPEPAEIGSREHALARLWAQAEERSDQVILKSPADQGWNEMTWSDLVENVRSLAAGLVAAGVESGDRVGLMSPTRVEWTLADLGILAAGAITVPLYDTSSADQVRGILSDAGARLVIVADSDLADRVREVSDAEIVVIDDGDLDGLRRRGGAAEHDEADRRRDALTTDDVATIVYTSGTTGDPKGCVLTHGNVAWTIRQTRDYLDDVLGQGGSLLQFLPLAHIFARLIQFVCLDSNVTVGFPESPQDPRDDIRSFQPTLLLGVPRVFEKVFEAARRQASGPVKKAMFNAAVSTAQATSMAERPGPVLRARRAVADRLVYAKLRNALGGHVRYCVSGGAPLSTDLAHFYRGAGVPIFEGYGLTETTAPATVNVPDAVRVGSVGRPLPGVEVRIDDGEILVKGRNVFERYFHEDGRNDEDFDGEWFRTGDLGELDDDGFLFVRERKKELIVTASGKNIAPAPLENAISSHELVSQAMLVGDQKRFVAALVTLDEDEARSFAKKHDLPDDTSALKEDETVRAEVQQAIDEANQKVSRAESIREFVILDREFTERDGELTPTMKLRRRDIAEHFADEIDSIYAA from the coding sequence ATGAGCCTCACGCATGTCAAAGGTCCGGAGCCGGCCGAGATCGGCTCGCGCGAGCACGCGTTGGCGAGACTGTGGGCGCAGGCCGAAGAGCGATCCGATCAGGTCATCTTGAAGAGCCCGGCGGACCAGGGCTGGAACGAGATGACCTGGAGCGATCTCGTGGAGAACGTGCGCTCGCTGGCCGCCGGCCTGGTGGCTGCCGGGGTGGAGTCCGGCGATCGGGTCGGTTTGATGAGCCCCACCCGCGTGGAGTGGACACTCGCTGACCTCGGGATTCTGGCGGCCGGGGCCATCACCGTGCCGCTCTACGACACCAGCTCCGCCGACCAGGTCCGCGGCATCCTTTCCGACGCGGGCGCGCGGCTGGTGATCGTGGCGGACTCCGACCTGGCCGACCGCGTCCGGGAGGTGAGCGATGCCGAGATCGTCGTGATCGACGACGGCGATCTCGACGGGTTGCGCCGCCGCGGCGGGGCAGCCGAACACGATGAGGCCGACCGCCGACGAGACGCCCTGACCACCGACGACGTCGCGACCATCGTGTACACATCCGGTACCACCGGCGATCCGAAGGGATGTGTGCTCACCCACGGAAACGTGGCGTGGACGATCCGGCAGACCCGTGATTACCTCGACGACGTGCTCGGCCAAGGCGGATCACTGCTGCAGTTCCTGCCGCTGGCGCACATCTTCGCGCGGCTGATCCAGTTCGTCTGTCTCGACTCGAACGTGACCGTCGGTTTCCCGGAATCGCCGCAGGATCCGCGCGACGACATTCGCTCCTTCCAGCCGACGCTGTTGCTCGGGGTGCCGCGAGTGTTCGAGAAGGTCTTCGAGGCGGCGCGCCGGCAGGCGAGTGGGCCGGTGAAGAAGGCGATGTTCAACGCCGCTGTCTCCACCGCTCAGGCCACGTCGATGGCCGAACGACCGGGACCGGTGCTACGGGCCAGGCGGGCCGTGGCGGACCGCCTGGTCTACGCCAAGCTGCGCAACGCGCTCGGTGGGCACGTCCGATACTGTGTGTCGGGCGGAGCGCCGCTGTCGACTGATCTCGCCCACTTCTATCGCGGTGCCGGTGTTCCGATCTTCGAAGGGTACGGGCTCACCGAGACGACCGCGCCGGCCACGGTGAATGTGCCGGATGCCGTCCGCGTCGGCTCGGTCGGCCGTCCGCTGCCCGGGGTCGAGGTCCGCATCGACGACGGCGAGATCCTGGTCAAGGGCCGCAACGTCTTCGAACGGTACTTCCACGAGGACGGGCGCAACGACGAGGACTTCGATGGTGAGTGGTTCCGCACCGGCGACCTGGGCGAACTGGACGACGATGGTTTCCTGTTCGTACGCGAACGGAAGAAGGAGCTTATTGTCACCGCATCCGGTAAGAACATCGCACCGGCTCCGCTGGAGAACGCCATTTCCAGCCATGAGCTCGTCTCCCAGGCGATGCTGGTGGGCGACCAGAAGCGGTTCGTCGCGGCGCTGGTCACCCTGGACGAGGACGAGGCGCGTTCGTTCGCGAAGAAGCATGATCTGCCGGACGACACGTCCGCGCTGAAAGAAGACGAGACAGTGCGGGCCGAGGTGCAGCAGGCGATCGACGAGGCCAACCAGAAGGTGTCGCGGGCTGAGTCGATCCGGGAGTTCGTGATTCTGGACCGGGAGTTCACCGAACGGGACGGCGAACTGACACCGACGATGAAACTACGCAGACGCGACATCGCCGAGCATTTCGCCGACGAGATCGACTCGATCTACGCTGCGTGA
- a CDS encoding CBS domain-containing protein, with the protein MAAKTIREVMTGGPTTVEAGAPISQVAQIMRDEGIGDVLVTDSTGLMGVVTDRDIVVRALAGDAGGDPRNTTVGDICSRELVTVNADADIDEAIRLMRTHAMRRLPVVDGGQLTGIVSIGDLAVDQDRRSALADISMTAPNS; encoded by the coding sequence ATGGCTGCGAAGACCATCCGTGAGGTGATGACCGGCGGCCCGACGACGGTCGAGGCCGGTGCGCCGATCAGCCAGGTGGCGCAGATCATGCGTGACGAGGGTATCGGTGACGTGCTGGTGACCGATTCGACAGGCTTGATGGGTGTGGTCACCGACCGCGACATCGTGGTGCGCGCTCTCGCGGGGGACGCCGGCGGTGACCCCAGAAACACCACTGTTGGCGATATATGTAGTCGTGAACTGGTGACTGTGAACGCGGACGCCGACATCGACGAAGCGATCCGGTTGATGCGTACCCACGCAATGCGGCGGCTACCCGTCGTGGATGGTGGGCAACTGACCGGGATCGTCTCTATCGGCGACCTTGCTGTGGATCAGGACCGGCGTTCCGCGCTGGCCGATATCAGTATGACGGCTCCGAACTCCTGA
- the lhgO gene encoding L-2-hydroxyglutarate oxidase, whose product MTSPGGFAVVGAGIIGSAVARALTQANAHASVTVLEKEPEPARHQSGHNSGVVHAGLYYTPGSAKARLARRGIRLLREFCQQHGLAYVECGKILVALDERDRHRLDDIVERAQANGVPGVRLLGPAGLRAVEPHVRGIAGLHSPTTAIVDFRAITEAMLADAAADGAEIRTGVQVTGFEQSATGVRVNGRTGESAEHLGTFDQVIICAGLHADRLARLAGDSEFPRIVPFRGEFGALRPNLKHLVNGLVYPVPDPRFPFLGVHLTKRVDGNVLVGPNAVLALAREGYRKRDVDLRELRQLAGWPGFRRFARRHWQTGLREVHGSVSRGALARAARRYIPELSVGDVVPAPAGIRAQAMDADGTLVDDLRISRQGRILCVRNAPSPAATASLAIAEDILASLTR is encoded by the coding sequence ATGACTTCCCCCGGGGGCTTCGCCGTCGTCGGCGCCGGCATCATCGGCTCCGCGGTCGCCCGCGCGTTGACCCAGGCCAACGCTCACGCAAGTGTGACCGTCCTGGAGAAGGAACCCGAGCCGGCCAGGCACCAGAGCGGGCACAACAGCGGAGTGGTGCACGCCGGTCTCTACTACACCCCCGGCTCGGCGAAGGCTCGGCTCGCGCGACGTGGCATCCGGCTCCTCCGGGAGTTCTGCCAGCAGCACGGCCTCGCCTACGTCGAATGCGGCAAGATCCTGGTGGCCTTGGACGAACGGGACCGCCACCGCCTGGACGACATCGTTGAGCGGGCCCAGGCCAACGGCGTGCCTGGGGTCCGGTTGCTCGGCCCGGCCGGGTTGCGTGCGGTCGAGCCACATGTACGCGGCATCGCCGGGCTGCACTCGCCTACCACGGCCATCGTCGACTTCCGTGCGATCACCGAGGCCATGCTCGCCGATGCTGCGGCCGATGGCGCCGAGATCCGCACCGGGGTGCAGGTGACTGGCTTCGAGCAGTCGGCTACGGGAGTGCGTGTCAACGGCCGGACCGGGGAGTCGGCCGAGCATCTCGGCACCTTCGACCAAGTGATCATCTGCGCCGGCCTGCACGCGGATCGGCTCGCGCGGCTGGCCGGGGACAGCGAGTTCCCCCGGATCGTACCGTTCCGCGGTGAGTTCGGCGCTCTGCGGCCAAACTTGAAACATCTCGTCAACGGCCTGGTCTATCCGGTGCCGGATCCCCGGTTTCCGTTCCTGGGTGTTCACTTGACCAAACGCGTCGACGGGAACGTGCTGGTGGGTCCGAACGCAGTGCTTGCGCTGGCTCGCGAGGGCTACCGCAAACGCGACGTCGACCTCCGTGAGCTCCGGCAGCTGGCCGGCTGGCCGGGGTTCCGGCGGTTCGCGCGACGTCACTGGCAGACCGGCCTGCGGGAGGTCCACGGTTCGGTGAGCCGCGGAGCGCTGGCCCGTGCGGCGCGTCGTTACATCCCGGAGCTATCAGTCGGCGACGTCGTGCCCGCTCCGGCTGGGATCCGCGCCCAGGCGATGGACGCCGACGGAACCCTCGTTGACGATCTCCGGATCAGCCGGCAGGGCCGGATTCTCTGCGTGCGCAATGCGCCGTCGCCGGCCGCTACCGCCTCGCTGGCCATCGCCGAGGACATCCTCGCCTCCCTCACCCGATGA
- a CDS encoding deoxyguanosinetriphosphate triphosphohydrolase — protein sequence MDGYMESDRERWAIEPEKRSSRTDFERDRARVLHSASLRRLAAKTQVVSPGSDDFVRNRLTHSLEVAQVGRELGKALGCDPDIVDAACLAHDIGHPPFGHNGEAALNHIAARIGGFEGNAQTLRLLTRLEAKAVHPDGRSAGLNLTRASLDAATKYPWPRSQAHPKKFGVYEDDAEVFLWLRAGAPDERRCLEAQVMDFADDVAYSVHDVEDAIVGGRLEPARVLDDPGERRRFAELTQAWYLPDAELDEILETLDQIRAMAFWVDSYDGRRSALAALKDMTSQFIGRFAEHAQHATHEAYGGGRLTRYAADLCVPRTTHLEVNILKGLAATYVMTARDRAETYGDQRSLVEELVEQMLDRAPDALEPTYRVDWNNAPDDDARLRVVVDQVASLTDASAYLLHARLHSTPAS from the coding sequence ATGGACGGGTACATGGAGTCCGACCGGGAACGGTGGGCGATCGAGCCGGAAAAGCGGTCGTCGCGCACTGATTTCGAGCGCGATCGGGCGCGGGTGCTGCACTCTGCCTCATTGCGGCGGCTGGCAGCCAAGACCCAGGTGGTCTCTCCCGGCAGCGACGACTTTGTGCGCAACCGGCTGACCCACTCGCTCGAAGTAGCTCAGGTGGGACGGGAACTCGGCAAGGCACTCGGGTGCGATCCCGACATCGTCGACGCCGCGTGCCTGGCTCACGACATCGGCCATCCGCCCTTCGGTCACAATGGCGAGGCCGCGCTCAATCACATCGCGGCCCGGATCGGCGGATTCGAAGGAAACGCCCAGACGCTTCGCCTGCTGACCAGGCTGGAAGCGAAAGCGGTGCACCCCGACGGACGTTCCGCGGGCCTGAACCTCACCCGGGCCAGCCTGGACGCCGCTACCAAGTATCCGTGGCCGCGCAGCCAGGCCCACCCGAAGAAGTTCGGTGTCTATGAGGATGACGCCGAGGTCTTCTTGTGGTTGCGTGCCGGGGCGCCCGACGAGCGGCGATGCCTCGAGGCGCAGGTCATGGATTTCGCCGACGACGTGGCCTACAGCGTCCACGACGTCGAGGACGCGATTGTGGGGGGCCGACTCGAACCGGCACGTGTCCTCGACGATCCGGGGGAGCGCCGGCGGTTCGCCGAGCTGACCCAGGCGTGGTACCTGCCTGACGCCGAACTCGACGAGATACTCGAGACGCTGGATCAGATCCGGGCGATGGCTTTTTGGGTGGACAGCTACGACGGCCGGCGCTCGGCACTGGCCGCGCTGAAAGACATGACGAGCCAGTTCATCGGGCGGTTTGCCGAGCATGCCCAGCATGCGACCCATGAGGCCTACGGCGGCGGACGGCTGACCAGATATGCCGCCGACCTATGTGTGCCTCGCACCACACATCTCGAGGTGAACATCCTGAAAGGGCTAGCCGCGACCTATGTGATGACGGCTCGCGACCGAGCCGAGACCTACGGCGACCAACGCTCCCTGGTGGAAGAGCTGGTCGAGCAGATGCTGGATCGGGCGCCCGATGCGCTCGAACCCACCTATCGGGTGGATTGGAACAACGCACCCGACGACGACGCACGACTACGCGTCGTGGTGGATCAGGTGGCGTCGTTGACCGATGCGTCGGCGTATTTGCTGCATGCACGCCTGCACTCGACGCCGGCGTCCTGA